A single Triticum dicoccoides isolate Atlit2015 ecotype Zavitan chromosome 2A, WEW_v2.0, whole genome shotgun sequence DNA region contains:
- the LOC119353722 gene encoding probable inactive receptor kinase At5g10020 produces MAALHVFLLLLVLGGGGARGDDVSALLEFKKGISDRRRDPVLGSWSRPDAPEAGAGGGACPARWRGVVCDGGAVVAVALDGLGLAGELKVGTLAGMRGLQNLSLAGNAFSGRLPPAIGYLSSLRHLDLSGNRFYGPIPGRLADLSGLVHLNLSYNNFTSGFPTDGIRELQNLRRIDLRRNSFWGNVSDLLAELRNAEHIDLSDNQFTGAVDLELASLTSIGNTARYMNLSHNRLAGGFFRSETVGAFKNLEVLDLSNTGIAGMVPRLDSWFSLSVFRVAGNGLFGMMPETLLHNSMRLLEVDLSRNGFSGSMPVVNSTTLKMLNLSSNVLSGSLPATVGKCVSVDLSGNLLSGELAILRSWDGIVEVIDLSSNKLEGSYPNDAPQFQNLVTLKLRNNSLKGSVPSVLGTYQKLSFLDLSLNALGGPVLPVFILSPTLTVLNLSGNNFSGTIPFQSPHSTESIMLSSQPSLKIVDLSSNSLSGQLPPEISNLQRLESLTLAMNELSGEIPDEINKLQGLEYLDLSHNHFSGRIPDMPQADLKMFNVSYNDLRGTIPKSLEKFPLTCFRPGNDFLIFPDGLPAPNNGDGGLAQSRASQSHGHKAGVKVAVIVGCIGGVLLVIFIVLAIYVVRSQELCGRNGFRGQITLRDLKLGKLSRPNLFKNQKDNVIPTKTSFSNDHLLTAAARSMSAQKELLAEAAVEYGYADPKEVVESTSSGVTETSAAASVRESSPRSALPSSPHFLDSRFHEEPVTFEVYSPDRLVGELIFLDNTLVFTAEDLSRAPAEVLGRSSHGTTYKAALQSGHVLTVKWLRVGLVKHKKEFTKEIKRIGTIKHPNIISWRAFYWGPKEQERLIISDYVNGDSLALYLYESTPRRYSRLSVCQRLKIAIDLARCLQFLHHEKGLPHGNLKPTNIFLTGPDLSPKLVDYCLHWFTTPSGIAEQILNLGALGYRAPELANTAKPMPSFKGDVYAFGVVVLEMLTRKSAGDIISGQSGAVDLTDWVQMCNREGRGTDCFDRDIAGLEESPRVMDELLAISLRCILPVNERPNMKTVCDDLCAITA; encoded by the exons ATGGCCGCGCTCCACGTTTTCCTGCTTCTGCTggtgcttggcggcggcggcgccagggGCGACGACGTGTCCGCGCTGCTCGAGTTTAAGAAGGGCATCTCGGACCGGCGGCGCGACCCGGTGCTGGGATCCTGGTCGCGGCCGGACGCGCCCGAGGCCGGCGCCGGCGGGGGCGCGTGCCCGGCCCGCTGGCGCGGCGTGGTGTGCGACGGCggcgccgtcgtcgccgtcgcGCTCGACGGGCTCGGCCTCGCCGGGGAGCTCAAGGTGGGCACGCTCGCCGGCATGCGCGGCCTGCAGAACCTCTCCCTCGCCGGCAACGCCTTCTCCGGCCGCCTGCCCCCCGCCATCGGCTACCTCTCCTCGCTGCGCCACCTCGACCTCTCCGGCAACCGCTTCTACGGGCCCATCCCGGGCCGCCTCGCCGACCTCTCCGGCCTCGTCCACCTCAACCTCTCCTACAACAACTTCACCTCCGGCTTCCCCACCGATGGGATCCGGGAGCTGCAGAACCTGCGCCGCATCGACCTCCGCCGCAACTCCTTCTGGGGCAATGTCAGCGATCTGCTCGCCGAGCTCCGCAACGCCGAGCACATTGATCTCAGCGACAACCAGTTCACCGGGGCCGTCGATTTGGAGCTCGCCAGCCTGACCAGCATCGGGAACACGGCCAGGTACATGAACCTCAGCCACAACAGGCTGGCCGGCGGCTTCTTCAGGAGCGAGACGGTGGGGGCGTTCAAGAACCTGGAGGTCCTTGATTTGAGCAACACCGGGATTGCTGGGATGGTTCCGAGGCTCGATTCGTGGTTCTCGCTCTCCGTCTTCAGGGTGGCTGGTAATGGCCTCTTTGGGATGATGCCTGAGACGCTCCTGCATAATTCGATGCGGCTTCTCGAGGTCGATCTCAGCCGGAATGGCTTCTCAG GATCAATGCCAGTTGTGAACTCTACGactttgaaaatgttgaatctCTCTTCAAATGTGCTATCAGGTTCATTACCAGCCACTGTTGGCAAGTGTGTCTCAGTTGATCTGAGTGGGAACCTGCTTTCTGGGGAATTAGCTATTTTGCGTTCTTGGGATGGCATAGTGGAGGTGATTGACTTGAGTTCAAACAAGCTGGAGGGGAGCTACCCGAATGATGCCCCTCAGTTTCAGAACTTAGTTACCCTGAAGTTGCGGAACAATTCGTTGAAGGGATCTGTCCCTTCAGTGTTGGGAACCTATCAAAAGCTATCTTTCCTTGATCTCAGTTTGAATGCACTTGGTGGCCCTGTTTTGCCTGTTTTTATTCTGTCGCCTACTCTTACAGTGTTGAACCTTTCTGGAAACAACTTCTCTGGGACTATTCCATTTCAGAGCCCTCATTCAACAGAGTCCATAATGCTATCTTCTCAACCTTCTCTCAAGATTGTTGATTTGTCCAGCAATTCTTTATCTGGTCAGTTGCCACCAGAAATTTCTAACCTGCAAAGACTTGAGTCCCTTACTCTTGCGATGAACGAGTTGTCTGGCGAGATACCAGATGAGATAAACAAGCTTCAAGGATTGGAGTATCTTGATCTATCTCACAATCACTTCAGTGGCAGAATTCCTGATATGCCTCAGGCTGATTTGAAGATGTTCAATGTATCTTACAATGATCTACGAGGAACTATTCCTAAAAGTCTTGAGAAGTTTCCCTTAACTTGCTTTAGACCCGGAAATGACTTTCTAATTTTCCCAGATGGTCTGCCTGCTCCAAACAATGGCGATGGTGGACTTGCACAGAGTCGAGCGTCTCAATCTCATGGACATAAGGCTGGTGTTAAAGTTGCAGTCATCGTTGGCTGCATTGGAGGTGTCTTGCTCGTGATCTTCATAGTATTGGCAATCTATGTGGTAAGGTCTCAAGAGCTTTGTGGAAGAAACGGATTTAGAGGCCAGATTACTCTCAGAGATCTAAAGCTCGGGAAATTAAGCCGTCCAAATTTGTTCAAGAATCAAAAAGATAATGTCATTCCAACGAAGACAAGTTTCTCAAATGACCATCTCTTAACAGCTGCAGCTCGATCAATGTCTGCTCAGAAAGAGCTATTGGCTGAGGCTGCTGTTGAATATGGATATGCTGATCCAAAGGAAGTCGTCGAATCTACAAGCTCTGGTGTGACTGAGACCTCAGCTGCAGCATCTGTTCGGGAGTCTTCTCCTCGGTCTGCGTTGCCATCATCACCACATTTTCTTGATTCTAGATTCCATGAGGAACCTGTGACTTTTGAAGTGTATTCACCAGACCGGTTGGTTGGAGAGTTGATTTTCCTAGACAACACCTTAGTTTTCACAGCTGAAGACCTGTCCCGTGCTCCAGCAGAGGTTCTTGGAAGGAGCAGTCATGGTACAACGTACAAGGCAGCACTACAAAGCGGGCATGTCCTGACAGTGAAATGGTTGCGTGTTGGTCTTGTAAAGCATAAAAAGGAGTTCACTAAGGAGATAAAAAGGATTGGCACCATCAAGCATCCGAATATAATTTCATGGAGAGCGTTCTATTGGGGGCCAAAGGAGCAAGAAAGATTAATTATTTCTGACTATGTCAATGGCGATAGCTTGGCACTATACCTTTATG AGTCGACTCCTAGAAGATACTCGCGCCTGTCAGTCTGTCAACGGCTCAAGATTGCAATTGATCTGGCCCGTTGCCTCCAGTTCCTACACCATGAGAAGGGCCTGCCTCATGGCAACCTGAAGCCCACTAATATATTCCTGACCGGTCCTGACCTCTCTCCGAAGCTGGTTGATTACTGCCTCCATTGGTTCACGACTCCAAGCGGTATTGCCGAGCAAATACTGAACTTAGGAGCATTGGGGTACCGAGCCCCAGAGCTGGCAAACACGGCCAAGCCCATGCCGTCATTCAAGGGCGATGTGTATGCGTTTGGCGTGGTCGTCCTGGAGATGTTGACGCGGAAAAGCGCGGGGGACATCATCTCGGGgcaatccggtgcggtggacctgaCGGACTGGGTTCAGATGTGCAACAGGGAAGGGCGGGGGACTGACTGCTTCGACCGGGACATCGCCGGGTTGGAAGAGTCGCCGAGGGTGATGGACGAGCTGCTCGCCATCTCCCTCCGGTGCATTCTTCCTGTAAATGAGAGGCCTAACATGAAGACTGTCTGCGACGATTTGTGCGCCATAACAGCGTGA